In Leguminivora glycinivorella isolate SPB_JAAS2020 chromosome 19, LegGlyc_1.1, whole genome shotgun sequence, a single genomic region encodes these proteins:
- the LOC125236265 gene encoding cytochrome b-c1 complex subunit 6, mitochondrial-like has translation MAEKIIPVVKADEGEEEEMVDPQKELRETCSQKPDAQNLWGKYQECTDRVSSRSKTTETCEEELIDYLHVLDKCVTKDLFKRLK, from the exons ATGGCTGAGAAGATCATTCCTGTGGTTAAGGCCGACGAGGGTGAAGAAGAAGAAATGGTCGATCCCCAGAAGGAATTGCGG GAGACCTGCTCCCAAAAGCCAGATGCACAGAACCTCTGGGGCAAGTACCAAGAATGCACAGATCGCGTCAGCTCTCGCTCCAAGACCACAGAGACCTGTGAGGAGGAACTCATTGACTACCTGCACGTCCTTGACAAGTGCGTCACCAAGGACCTCTTCAAGAGGCTAAAGTAA